TGTTGCCGTTTGGGAGTTCTATCTCGTCTTTAAAGAAGTCAACTGATACCTTTGTATCTACCTCCTCAAGTAAGCCATCGATGAGTTTGTTGTATCCCCCCATAGGGATTCCCTGATACTTGTCGTTGAAGTAATTGTTGTCGAAGATGAGGCGTACCGGCAGTCGCTTGATGATGAAGGCTGGCAAATCAGTACACTTTCGTCCCCATTGCTTCTCTGTATATCCTTTGATGAGACGCTCATAGATATCTTTACCGATAAGCACCTGAGCCTGTTCCTCCAGATTGCGAGGCTCGCTTACGCCATCAGCCTTCATCTTAGCCACGGCTTCTGCCTTCTGCTCATCAATTTTAGCCTGTGCTTCTGCTGGTGTGGTTACGCCCCACATCTGATAGAAGGTATTCATATTGAAAGGCAGGTTATAGAGTTTGCCTTTATAGTTTGCCACAGGCGAGTTGGTGTAGCGGTTGAACTCAACGATAGAGTTGACGAAGTTCCACACCTCTTTATTGGATGTATGGAAGATGTGGGCACCATACTTATGTACGTTGATGCCCTCTATGTTTTCGCAATAGATATTGCCGCCGAGTTGTGGTCGCTTATCTATCACCAGACAAGTTTTTCCCTGCTTATGAGCCAGGTGGGCGAATGTGGCTCCGAAGAGACCGGAGCCAACTATAAGATAATCATATTTCTTCATACTTGCTAATTGATATGTTTATAAATATTAGCCAACTCCAACGCAGATTTTTTCCATGAAAAATGTTTTAGTCTTTCATTCTGCTTTTCTATGAGTTTCTTTTTCTCTATCCCGTCTAGATAGTAGAAAGTTTCAAACTGTTCTTCGAAATCAGTTCTCTTTTCATCCATGTGGAAGTAAACTGCTGCGTCTTCTGCGATTTCCGGAAAACAACTGGCATGATTGAGTAAAACAGGGCATTCTGCTTTGTAAGCTTCAAGAATCGGGAGTCCGAACCCTTCGTATGATGATGGGTAAACGAATGCCAGGGCATAGTGGTATAAGTCTAGCATTTCTTGATCTGTTTTGATAAACTCATGTATGAATCTATCTTCCATTTCCCATGATTTAAACATACTTTTTTCAGTCTCATTGAAAGGCTTTCCTGTGCATACTACCTTCAGTTCCTTGTGTCTTTTTAAAATAGGTACACATTGCTTGGCAAAGAAATCAAAGTTTTTATAAAAGTGACGTTCGCCAACGAAAAGTATATATTCAAATGGATGTCTGTTGTTTTCGTTTGGCGTATAAGGAGTTTCGTCTGCTCCATGATAAACTACGCTCACCTGCTCTTCCTTGATATTCATGATACGGCATAAATCCCTTTTTGTCTGTTGGCTGACTGCAATGATGTGATTTGCTTTTGGTATGACAAGATGTTTTTGCAGAATCTGATAGTCATTATGGTCATAATACTGATTGTACAGTTCGGGTATCATATCATGTACCGTGACTACATAAGGCTTACTGCCTATGTACTTGAGGAAGTAAGGGTCAAAGAAAGTTGGATGAAACAAATCGAAATCCTTAGACTTGATGTCGCAGACAGATTTGTATCTATTGATTCTTGGAGTACGATCTAATCGTGAATATTCTCCGAATTTTGCATTATAATAGAACTTATATAGCATTTTCTTTATTGCAGAATCTTTCTTCCAGAGGAAGTTATGATATAATTCTCCATCTGGTTTAATTCCTAATGTTTTGAGGTAAACATTGGCAGATTCCATGACGCTGAGGCTTGCTTCAATGTCTTGAGGCAAGTGGAAATATAATTCGGCAAAACAACGTGATACGCCTCCATGCGTTTGCATATCGAAGGCTTGACTGTCATATAATACTTTCATCTTACTTTGATTTAATAGACAAATCTTTCCACAAAAATTTAAAGCCTGTACGTAGGATTTTCCAGTCGCGTGATACTGGTTTCATCTTCAGAGCTTTTTTCAGTTTGAATGCAAAATCATCATTGATGCGTTCTTTTTTTTCTTCTGCAGTCTCTTTTATGTGAGGCAACTTGCTGGTGCTTCCAAATAACTCGGAGAACACCTCTTTTCTTTCCTTTTTCAATAAGTCACCATTTGTAAAAGAGATGCCATCAGTATAATATACAGCAACAATAGTGTTTATAGCTTGGTATGAACATTTTTTGAAATACCAGTTTTCCAGGAAGTGTGCCCAATCTGATACGATTTTCAGATTTTCATTGTAGGGATGCTCCTTTAGCAACTGAGTCCTTGTAAATGTAGATTGATGCTGCAGAACTTTATCTCTGATAAATCGGAACGACATGTTCTGTGGTGGAAGGCAGAGTGAAGCCAGTTTGCTGTCTATAATAATGGTTTCTCCCACGTAGTAGTCTGAGCCATTGAGCATCTTGGCAGCATTCTCCAAAGATTGTGAAGAAAAGAAATGATCGCCCGAATTCATGAAGATACAATATTCGCCTTGTGCCATTCTTATGGCTTTATTCATGGCATTATATACCCCATGATCTTTTTCGCTGACCCATTGATTGATATATTCTTGCTTGGATTCTATGTATTCCTTGCTGCCATCAGTTGAACCACCATCAACGATGATGTATTCAAAATCGCTGAATGATTGCGAAAGCACTGAAGAGATTGTTCTTTCCAATCCCTTCAGATTATTATAGTTGACAGTTATGACAGAGACTTTCTTTTTCATTATTCGTATAAATCTAAATTAGAATGTTTGTAGAACATCAGCTTGTCCATCATTCGTTGATACAAAATGAATTTATTAGGGTGTTTTAACAAGAGATAAAGCAAAACGCGTTCCTTGAAACTCTTTTTCTCTATACCGATTAGAGAAAAGGCCTTGAGATCCTTGGATATTCTGCTTACCATGGCCCTGATTTCTTTCTGCTTCGATAGAGAAGTCTGGTTTCTTGATACGTATTTAGCCGCTTTGATACCTCGCTTTACGACCATTCTTTTGGCAATCTTGCGGAAAGGAGAGCGCTTGTAATAATTATATCTTGATATTTCAGCCTGAAAGAATTCATAATATCTGTTGAGAGATAAATCGTGGACGATGCTGCTTTTTCGAAGCCGGTAATGATACAGCGGCTGGTAAGTATAGACCACCTGTTTAGCATTTTCGAACCAATGTGGCAGAATGCTATAATCCTCGTAATTTTTTGAGGTAGGCATCGGCTTGTTGAGCAACTCTCGTTTGAAGAGCATTTGCCAGATATAGCTCTTGATTTTATCCTTAATGACAAGCTCCTGTATTTCTTGGTTCTTTAAGATATATCTCTTATCTGAAGCATTTTTGCAAAGAGTCTTGTTCTTGCTTTCGTCGTAATGATTACAGATAGCGATGTCTGAATTGGTAGTCTTTAAATCATCCATCAAGACTTCATACATAGATTCTTCAATCCAATCATCGCTGTCAACAAAGCCAATATAGGCTCCCTGACAGATTTCAAGAGCTTGGTTTCTGCTATCTGCCTGTCCGGAATTAACTTTGTGGATGACTTTGATTCTAGCATCCTTTTGAGCCCATTCTTCACATATTTCAGCCGAGCCGTCTGTTGAGCCGTCATCTATAAGAATCAGTTCCCAGTTCTTGAATGATTGCTTTAGAATAGACTCTATGCATTGAGGTAAATATTGTGCTGTATTGTAAACGGGAACAATAATGCTTAATTCACAATTCATAATGCTTGAATATTTTTATAATCGTATTTTTGAACTTTTAAGTGCATTGCATATAATATACTATCGATAAGTGTCTTGAGCTTCCACGACCATGGCGTCTGAGGTCGGATACCCTTCCATCTTGTCATGTCCAGGTATTTGAAGAATAGCTTCTGATACGGACTCTGGCATATATGGAGCCATGGTTTTCTGTGACCTGTGAAATGTATGATGACAGGATGTTTTAATTCCTCTACAAGTTCCGGTATGGCTTGCTGGCGAAGATGTCTTCTTTTTCTTAGAAAGCCGTCTTGTATGTTCCATCTGAAGGGAATCAGGAGTTTTCTGTCATGCAGAAGTCCGTTGAGTATGTCCTGATCGTTGAAGATTAACTTTTCTGCATATTTTTCTGCAAATTCCAAACTGGCTTTACTCAGATGGGCATTTCTCCAGTAATCCAAATTGATGATGAGTACTCCCGAGTTGAAATAGGTATCTTCCTGAGGGTATTCGAGGCGGGTGTAGTTGTTTGCTTTTCCGCTCCACATGTCTTCTACTGCAGCTACGGCGTATGATGTAACATCTGTCTCCCACAAATCTTTTATAGAATCGTTTATGATGAGATCGCAGTCCAAATATAGTATTTTATGTATCTCTACAGGTAGAATATCTGCCACGAAAAGACGCAAGTAAGCTGCAAGCGATATGTGGGCACTTTTGAACGATGAAAGATTCATGTTTAGATTGTAAGCATAAAAGTGTATTTGCTGATTGTATTTTTCTACTTCTTCAGTAAGCATACTTTTAGCCTCATTGCTGAGTTTCTCAGCAATGATATGGAATGTTATCTGTTCATTTCTGTTATTGTACATGACAGAAACTAAAGTAGTACAACATTGCATGATGTAATTATCATCTATGTTACAAGCTATATGAATCATATCTTTGTCTTTTTAGAAGAAATGTACTGAGTGTACAAAACTTGCTTGTGAAGTGTCAGTTTTATATGTTTTTAAGATTACAGCTCCTCTAACTTGCTGAATACTAAGTTTATATCTGCAATATTATAACGAGCGAAAAGAGTCTTGAAGGAACCCGCCTTTGTTCAGCTTCTGAGCCAAATTTAGCGCTTGCTTTTTCATCTCCTTTTTCTGTTCCGGGGTAAGATTGGCAAGCTTGTCATCCAGCTCTTCCAGCGAACGGATGGTTATACCTGCTCCTGCTTCTTCGATGATAGAAGCTACGGCTGCCTCTTTCCAGATGATGAGCGGCAAACCGGCACGGAGGTAGAAGGATACTTTATGAGGGGAATTCCATTTCAGGTATTGACCATATTCTCCCGAGCATCCATCAAGTGAATCGCCGTCCCATACCAGTCCGAAGTCGGCATCTATATGCTTGATAAACTCCTCTGATGGTACAAAGCCCTGATAGGTAATCAGAGGATTGTTTTGCAAGCCTTGTAGACCTTCTTTGTTTCCACAAACCAACAATTGCCAATGGTTCAATGTCTTGGAAAGTTCTATCAGGAATGAATTCTTCTTCATACTCAAGGCTCCGGCATAGACCACCTTTACCTGCTCTCTTTCAGTTACTTCTTCCGAGCATTTTGATGCAGAACGATAGTCGAATAAGCCCAGGGCACCAACTGGCTTCTGTAACCCATGCTCTTTGAGCCATCCTTTCATCTTCTCGTTTGATGCAATGATGTAGTCGCTATTCGAAAGACGGTTAATCTCCTTCTGGATGGTGAGCTTCTTTCTGCGGAAAGAACCAAGGTCGTGAATCAGTGAAACCGTCTTGGCTCCTTTCAGATGGGCTACATGGCAGAGAAACGAAAAATACTTCTTGACAGGATATTGCAAGAACAGCACATCGTTTTTCTGGAGTAAGATACAGGCACGGATGATGCCTATCAGGTCTAGGAAGAAAGCCAATATCTTACTGTTCCTGATAGTGCGTGGCAAGCCAAGATTGATGGCTCCCATTTCTGCAAGCGTATCCTCGTTGTCTGTTTTTGCTTTATTGCCGGCGCTTGTCAGATTATAATAGTTGCGACTAATATAACAAAGTCTTTTTTGTTCCATATTCAATAGTTTATATGTGAAATGTACAAAGATGAGTTTGAACTATAATTCTAGCTGAAATGGAATTTCGTGCTTCTTTCCATATTTGGTCCAGAACCTAGCCCGTTCTTTCATCACATAGGCTACAGCCTTGTCGGTATCTATGTTGCGCAGTAGGGCATATTCGCTAACCAGAATACGGGTGAATTCTTTAGGTCCCCAGAATCTTCTGAGATTATACAGTCCTTTCTTCTCGCTTACTGGTCCGAAATCCATTCTGTTGATATCTACCAGCATGAAATGGAATCCTTCTTCATCTTGTTTCCAGAGAATATTGCCTGGTGTAAAGTCTTTATGGAGAATCTCGTGCAGATGAATGTCTGCTGCGAAATGGGCTAAGGCTTTTGCCAGATATTTATATTCTTCCGGCTTAGCGTCTGCCATCTCATAGAGTGTATGACCGTAGTCACACTGGATTGTGATAAGATAACTATATCCTAAGATATTCAGAAAGCTACGCTCTTCAATAAGGGCTAAAGGTTCTGGAGTATTGATTCCTTTTCTTTTCAGAATCATAGGATATTCGAATGCTCGTTGACCTTTTGGCTTCCTGATATTCCAAGAATAGATGAATTTGTTGAGACCATGTGGTATATGAAAGCGCTTTACGTTAACCTGTGTTCCATCTGGTGCTGTTAGCACCTTGATGAGGTTGCGCTTATTATATATCTCACGACCTTCCTTCTCGAAAACATCAGGGATGCTCTCGATAAAGGCTCTCAGATATTCGTATTTAGGATTTATCTTAATCTTTCTCATATCTTAGAATCGTTTTTGAAAATTGTTTCTTGTGATTCTTTTTATTCTTTAGGAATTACTTTACCGTTTTTGATTTCATATCGCTTATCAAACTCCTCCCTGGTTCGCTTCCATCTGTTATGCGTCCATAAATAATAAGGTGGATTCTTGCGGATGGTTTCTTCCAGCATCTGGAAGAAGCGACGGGTAATCTCGTGCTCCGGCAGAGTGTTTGGCTCACGGGTGATGAGCTTGTAGGTTGCCGTGTAGTAGCCTCGCTTAGGGCGCGACATCTCTACATAGAATACGGCGTCGTTCATCTTTCTCATGATTCTCTCGCCGCCTGTAAACACCGGGGTTTCGGGATGGTTGAGGAAAGGAAGCCACAGGTGGATGTTCTCCCACTTGGGACCCTGGTCACTGATGTAGCCGAAGATGCTCATGATGCCCTTGCGCTTGTAATCCACCAGATAGCGGAGGATGTCTTTCTTGGGCACCACCACGCCATTCTCCTCGTGAGAACGGATGCGCTTGAAGAGTTCGTCGAAGGCTTGGTTGCGCAGAGGATGATAGATGAGGCCTATCTTGCGTGACTTGGGCAGTTCGATACCCACGCATGAGAGCCACTCCCAGTTGCAGTAATGGCCCAGGATAGCTGCCACGTTCTGACCTTCCAGGAAACATTGCTCCACTTCCTCGCTGTTGATGACCTGGAATCGCTGGCGCAACTCCTTGTCACTGATGCTGAGCAGTTTGACAGCCTCGAAGAAGTAATCGCTGAACCAGTGATAGAACTTCTTCTCGATGTCGATAATCTCTTCTTCTGATTTCTCAGGAAAAGAGCTGGTGAGATTCTTACGCGCAATACCCCTGCGGTACTTGATGACGCGATACATCATGAAGTACTCGAAATCGGCAATGCAATAGAGCAGCCTGAATGGCAGCAGAGATATTGCATAAAAGAATGCATAAACAATCTTAACCATCTGTAAAACTATAAATTCTTAACTATTAACTCTTTACTCAATTACACCTGCTGCATGTCATGCAACTTCTTGTAATATCCGTCTTTTGTTATCAATTCTTCGTGGGTACCACGCTCCACAATCCTGCCCTCGTGCAGGACGCAGATTTCGTCGGCATGCTTGATGGTACTCAATCGGTGGGCTACTGCCACGGTGGTACGGGTCTTCATCAATCTCTCCAGGGCATCCTGTACCAGGCGCTCGCTCTCTGTATCAAGAGCCGATGTTGCCTCGTCGAGGATAAGGATAGGAGGATTCTTGAGAATGGCACGGGCTATGCTCACACGCTGACGCTGACCTCCGGAGAGTCTGCCGCCACGATCACCGATATTGGTATCGAAGCCGTGCTCTGACTTGGTGATGAACTCGTAGGCATTGGCAATCTTCGCCGCATTGGCAATTTCCTCGTCGGTAGCATCCGTCTTGCCGAAGCGGATATTGTCCTTGAAGCTGGCATTGAAGAGGATAGCCTCCTGGTTCACATTACCTATCAGCTGGCGGAGATCGTGTACGCAGAGGTCCTTCACGTTGATGCCGTCGATGAGCACTTCGCCCTCCTGTACATCGTAGTAACGGGGAATCAGGTCGAGCATCGTACTCTTTCCGCTACCGCTCTGTCCCACCAGTGCGATGGTCTTACCCTTTGGAATCACCAGGTTGATATCCTTCAGCACGTAAACCAGCTCATCGTTCTGGTGGTCGGTATAGGCGAAGGAAACATGGCGGAACTCTATCTGATGCTCGAAGCTGCTGATATGCTCAGGTTTCTCCTTGTCCTTGATTTCAATCTCGGCTTTCAGAATCTTGTCGATACGCTCCATGCTTGCCAATCCCTTCGGGATATTGTAGCTTGCCTTGGAGAATTCCTTCAGCGGGTTGATGATGCTGTAGAGCATCACGAGGTAGAAGATGATGGTAGGACCATCGATTCTGCCGTAATCCAGAACCAGGATACCGCCAAACCACAATACCACTACGATGAGGATGGTTCCCAGGAACTCACTCATCGGATGAGCCATCTGCTGACGGATGTTCACGCGCATGATGTTGTCACGGTAGCTGCTATTCACCTGGTTGAAGCGCCAGTTCATCTTATCTTCAGCACAAAAAGCCTTGATGATGCGCAAGCCGCCCAGGGTTTCTTCTACCATACTCATCGTGTCGCTCCAGAGCGACTGCGCCTCGGTGCTCTGTGCCTTCAGCTTCTTTCCTACAATACCCATGAACCAGCCGAATGGTGGCACAAAGAGGATGGTGAAGAGGGTGAGCTGCCAGCTGATGCAGATGAGCGTGATGAAATAGAAGAGAATGAGGATAGGATTCTTGAAGAGCATATCGAGCGACGACATGATGCTGTTTTCCACCTCCTGCACATCACCGCTCATTCGGGCGATGATATCTCCCTTGCGCTCCTCGCTGAAGAAGCCCAGCGAAAGCGAGGTAATCTTCTGGTAGAGCTGGTTGCGGATATCACGCACAATACCTGTACGGATAGGGATGATGGTGGCTGAAGAGAGGAAATAGGCTCCCGTCTTGAGGAATGTCATGAAGGCAAGGAACAAGCCGATAACCAGCAGAGCCAGTGATGCACTGTGCGCCACGATGAACTCCTGGATGTAATAATACAGGTTGTTGGTTGCCACTTCCTTGATGCTGCCCAGCGTTCCATCCCATTCCATATAGTCGTTGGCACGGATGCCGCCATCTACCTGGAAGAGAATCTGCAGGATAGGAATCAAGGCTGCAAACGAAAATATGTTCAATACCGCAGACAGGATATTGAACAGAACAGAGAGCCCCAGATACTTCTTATATGGAGGGACGAATCGGCGTAAGATTTGCAAAAATTCCTTCATAGGTGCAAATATAGTGTTTTTAAGGAAGACCGCCAAATTTTTGGCGGTCTTTCTTGACTTTTATTCAGTTTTTTCTTATAGAAGAGTCTTTTTTGCTCTTTTTCCCTTCTTTTAAAGAGCAATTGTTATTCTTTAACTTCCTCTCCGAAGAGGGTAGCAGAGGTAGAACCGGTGATGCGGACCTTTACGAACTCTCCGATGTGGTGGTTGCCCTTGTCGATAACCACCGCCTTGTTCTGCTCGGTACGGCCCATCATCTGCTCACGGCTACGCTTGCTGAAGTTCTCAATGAGGATGGTGAATTCCTTGCCCTCGTCCTTCTTGTTCTGTTCGGCGCTCACCTCGGTCTGCAGCTTGATGAGCTCGTTGAGGCGGGCTATCTTGGTTTCCTCAGAAACGTTGTCTGGCAGGTGCTTGGCTGCGTAGGTGCCAGGGCGCTCTGAATACTTGAACATGAAGGCGCTGTCGAAGCCTACTTCCTTCACCAGCGAGAGGGTTTCCTGATGGTCTTCCTCTGTCTCGTCGTGGTAACCCACGAAGATGTCGGTGGTGATGCCGCAGCCTGGGATGATGCGCTTGATGTCAGCGATGTGCTGCAGATACTCCTCACGGGTGTATTTGCGGTTCATCAGCTTCAGTATCTTGTTACTTCCGCTCTGGGCTGGGAAGTGGATGTGCTTGCAGAGGTTTGGCTCCTCGGCGATGGCCTGCAGGATGTCCTCGGTCATATCCTCTGGGTTAGAGGTGGTAAAGCGTACACGCATATCCGGCACAGCCTGGGCTACCATGTGCAGGAGCTCGGCGAAAGAAAGACTGCCTTCCTCGCGTTTGCCCGATGGCGAGAGACCATAGCTGTTTACGTTCTGTCCCAGCAGGGTAACTTCCTTGAAACCACGCTGCTGCAAATCGCGCACCTCACGCAAGATGCTCTCGGCATCGCGGCTGCGCTCACGTCCACGGGTATAAGGCACGATGCAGTAGTGGCAGAAGTTGTTGCAACCACGCATGATGCTTACGAAACCGCTCACCCTGTTGCCACCGATGCGCTGAGGCACGATGTCTCGGTAGGTCTCGGTCTTTGAAAGTTCTATGTTGATGGCGTTGGTACCCATCTCGCACTGCGCAATCAAATCCGGCAGGTTGAGATAGCTGTCTGGTCCACAGACCAGGTTGGCATAGTGGTTTTGGATGAGGTCATCCTTCACGCGCTCAGCCATGCAGCCCAATACGCCGAGAATCACCTTTCTTCCCTTCTTCTGCTCAGCATGCAGGGTGTCGAGGCGATGGTAAATCTTGTTCTCCGCATTCTCACGAATGCTGCAGGTGTTCAGGAAGATGGCATCAGCCTCTTCTTCCTTCTCGCAAATTTCGTAGCCTGCCATCTGCATCACAGAGGCAACTACCTCGCTGTCTGCCACGTTCATCTGGCAGCCATAAGTCTCAATAAACAGTTTCTTCATTGTTCTAGATGAATTCTAATTTATATATTAATGTATAACTATGATTTCTTTTTTAGCATCCCCGATGCCGTCATCATTTCATGTTCTTCGATGCTGCCATCAGCAGGAAGTAGAATACCACGGCAGAGATCCATCCGGCGATGGCATCGATGAGATAATGTGCCTGGATATACACGGTGGCCATGCACAGGAAGGTGTAGAATGGCAGCATGATGAAGAGCAGCTTGCGGTTTCTGCTGTGCCAGGCAAGGAGCATGCAGATGGTGCTTACGCCCACGTGCGAACTCGGAAAAGCGGCGGTAGGTCGCTCTCCGGCTTCCTTGGCATCCTCCACCAGCTGGTAGAAGATTCCGTCGGTATATCCTGGGGTAGGCAGACAGTTGGTATGGGTGTTGAAGTAATCGCCCAATGCCGGGAAGATTCCCTTGGCTATATCCTGCACACCCACGGCATCAAAGTAGAACGTAGGTCCCACCACCGGCACGTAGATGTAGATGAGATAGTAGAGGAAGAAGCTGGCGAGCAGCACAAAGCTAGCTCTTTCTGCCTCGTAGTATCTGCAGAAGAAATAGTAGAGCACCACTGCTGCTATCATCGGATAATACATGAAGTAGCCCATCGACATCAGCTCGCTCACCACCGCCCACGGCAACGCCTTGGCAAAGAGCAGGGCGGGCTGGCATCCAAAGAGGTCCTGTTCCCAGCCTGCGAAGATATGGTCCAGGTTGGGGAACATGCGGTTGATCTCGTAAGTGTCTGGATACCACCAGGCAAGCAGGGCGATTTGTGCCATGATGCGCACCATCTTCGTTATCCTGCATGGAATCATGCGGTATACGCCCCAGAGGGCGAGGGTGATGACTAGAATTCTCAATCGTCCCCAAAGCATCGATTCCGGGTTCACCACCTTGGTAAAGGCGAAGAGCATGGTAATCACGGTGATGGCCATATAGCCCAGCATCGCCCATTCCAGTGGCAGGAGTCCCTTCTTTGGGTTCTTGTCTATCTTAAAATAATCTTTTATCATTAATCAATGTTTATAGTTTTTACAGCCATCCGTTATCCTTGTACCACTTGATGGCAAGCTTTACACCTCTTGACAGAGGGTAGTGGGGATGATAGCCCAGCTCGTCCATGGCTGGCTCGATGTCACATCGCCAGTTGCGCTGCTTCAGGATGTTATACTTGTCGTTGTTCAGTGCCGACATCTTTCCGGTCATTCTTCCCAGGTATTCGCCCACGAAGGTTACGATGCGCAATACCCAGATAGGCGCCTTGATGCGCAGCATCCATGGATTGCCCAATTCCTTCTGAATCAAGTCGCTGAAGGCTTCCGACTGGTATACCTCGCCATCGCTGAGGAAGTA
The Segatella copri DNA segment above includes these coding regions:
- the glf gene encoding UDP-galactopyranose mutase, yielding MKKYDYLIVGSGLFGATFAHLAHKQGKTCLVIDKRPQLGGNIYCENIEGINVHKYGAHIFHTSNKEVWNFVNSIVEFNRYTNSPVANYKGKLYNLPFNMNTFYQMWGVTTPAEAQAKIDEQKAEAVAKMKADGVSEPRNLEEQAQVLIGKDIYERLIKGYTEKQWGRKCTDLPAFIIKRLPVRLIFDNNYFNDKYQGIPMGGYNKLIDGLLEEVDTKVSVDFFKDEIELPNGNKGVLKDHWKELASKLVFTGKIDEFYNYQFGKLNYRTVRFEQETIDCPNYQGNAVVNYTEREVPYTRVIEHKHFEMFGAEVNEAPKTVISKEYSTEWKDGMEPYYPVNDKENSELYAQYKNLADQEEDVIFGGRLAEYKYYDMAPIIEKALAMFK
- a CDS encoding glycosyltransferase family 4 protein, whose product is MKVLYDSQAFDMQTHGGVSRCFAELYFHLPQDIEASLSVMESANVYLKTLGIKPDGELYHNFLWKKDSAIKKMLYKFYYNAKFGEYSRLDRTPRINRYKSVCDIKSKDFDLFHPTFFDPYFLKYIGSKPYVVTVHDMIPELYNQYYDHNDYQILQKHLVIPKANHIIAVSQQTKRDLCRIMNIKEEQVSVVYHGADETPYTPNENNRHPFEYILFVGERHFYKNFDFFAKQCVPILKRHKELKVVCTGKPFNETEKSMFKSWEMEDRFIHEFIKTDQEMLDLYHYALAFVYPSSYEGFGLPILEAYKAECPVLLNHASCFPEIAEDAAVYFHMDEKRTDFEEQFETFYYLDGIEKKKLIEKQNERLKHFSWKKSALELANIYKHIN
- a CDS encoding glycosyltransferase family 2 protein; its protein translation is MKKKVSVITVNYNNLKGLERTISSVLSQSFSDFEYIIVDGGSTDGSKEYIESKQEYINQWVSEKDHGVYNAMNKAIRMAQGEYCIFMNSGDHFFSSQSLENAAKMLNGSDYYVGETIIIDSKLASLCLPPQNMSFRFIRDKVLQHQSTFTRTQLLKEHPYNENLKIVSDWAHFLENWYFKKCSYQAINTIVAVYYTDGISFTNGDLLKKERKEVFSELFGSTSKLPHIKETAEEKKERINDDFAFKLKKALKMKPVSRDWKILRTGFKFLWKDLSIKSK
- a CDS encoding glycosyltransferase family 2 protein, with product MNCELSIIVPVYNTAQYLPQCIESILKQSFKNWELILIDDGSTDGSAEICEEWAQKDARIKVIHKVNSGQADSRNQALEICQGAYIGFVDSDDWIEESMYEVLMDDLKTTNSDIAICNHYDESKNKTLCKNASDKRYILKNQEIQELVIKDKIKSYIWQMLFKRELLNKPMPTSKNYEDYSILPHWFENAKQVVYTYQPLYHYRLRKSSIVHDLSLNRYYEFFQAEISRYNYYKRSPFRKIAKRMVVKRGIKAAKYVSRNQTSLSKQKEIRAMVSRISKDLKAFSLIGIEKKSFKERVLLYLLLKHPNKFILYQRMMDKLMFYKHSNLDLYE
- a CDS encoding glycosyltransferase family 8 protein; amino-acid sequence: MIHIACNIDDNYIMQCCTTLVSVMYNNRNEQITFHIIAEKLSNEAKSMLTEEVEKYNQQIHFYAYNLNMNLSSFKSAHISLAAYLRLFVADILPVEIHKILYLDCDLIINDSIKDLWETDVTSYAVAAVEDMWSGKANNYTRLEYPQEDTYFNSGVLIINLDYWRNAHLSKASLEFAEKYAEKLIFNDQDILNGLLHDRKLLIPFRWNIQDGFLRKRRHLRQQAIPELVEELKHPVIIHFTGHRKPWLHICQSPYQKLFFKYLDMTRWKGIRPQTPWSWKLKTLIDSILYAMHLKVQKYDYKNIQAL
- a CDS encoding galactofuranosyltransferase, whose protein sequence is MEQKRLCYISRNYYNLTSAGNKAKTDNEDTLAEMGAINLGLPRTIRNSKILAFFLDLIGIIRACILLQKNDVLFLQYPVKKYFSFLCHVAHLKGAKTVSLIHDLGSFRRKKLTIQKEINRLSNSDYIIASNEKMKGWLKEHGLQKPVGALGLFDYRSASKCSEEVTEREQVKVVYAGALSMKKNSFLIELSKTLNHWQLLVCGNKEGLQGLQNNPLITYQGFVPSEEFIKHIDADFGLVWDGDSLDGCSGEYGQYLKWNSPHKVSFYLRAGLPLIIWKEAAVASIIEEAGAGITIRSLEELDDKLANLTPEQKKEMKKQALNLAQKLNKGGFLQDSFRSL
- a CDS encoding lipopolysaccharide kinase InaA family protein; the encoded protein is MRKIKINPKYEYLRAFIESIPDVFEKEGREIYNKRNLIKVLTAPDGTQVNVKRFHIPHGLNKFIYSWNIRKPKGQRAFEYPMILKRKGINTPEPLALIEERSFLNILGYSYLITIQCDYGHTLYEMADAKPEEYKYLAKALAHFAADIHLHEILHKDFTPGNILWKQDEEGFHFMLVDINRMDFGPVSEKKGLYNLRRFWGPKEFTRILVSEYALLRNIDTDKAVAYVMKERARFWTKYGKKHEIPFQLEL
- a CDS encoding lysophospholipid acyltransferase family protein, with the protein product MVKIVYAFFYAISLLPFRLLYCIADFEYFMMYRVIKYRRGIARKNLTSSFPEKSEEEIIDIEKKFYHWFSDYFFEAVKLLSISDKELRQRFQVINSEEVEQCFLEGQNVAAILGHYCNWEWLSCVGIELPKSRKIGLIYHPLRNQAFDELFKRIRSHEENGVVVPKKDILRYLVDYKRKGIMSIFGYISDQGPKWENIHLWLPFLNHPETPVFTGGERIMRKMNDAVFYVEMSRPKRGYYTATYKLITREPNTLPEHEITRRFFQMLEETIRKNPPYYLWTHNRWKRTREEFDKRYEIKNGKVIPKE
- a CDS encoding ABC transporter ATP-binding protein codes for the protein MKEFLQILRRFVPPYKKYLGLSVLFNILSAVLNIFSFAALIPILQILFQVDGGIRANDYMEWDGTLGSIKEVATNNLYYYIQEFIVAHSASLALLVIGLFLAFMTFLKTGAYFLSSATIIPIRTGIVRDIRNQLYQKITSLSLGFFSEERKGDIIARMSGDVQEVENSIMSSLDMLFKNPILILFYFITLICISWQLTLFTILFVPPFGWFMGIVGKKLKAQSTEAQSLWSDTMSMVEETLGGLRIIKAFCAEDKMNWRFNQVNSSYRDNIMRVNIRQQMAHPMSEFLGTILIVVVLWFGGILVLDYGRIDGPTIIFYLVMLYSIINPLKEFSKASYNIPKGLASMERIDKILKAEIEIKDKEKPEHISSFEHQIEFRHVSFAYTDHQNDELVYVLKDINLVIPKGKTIALVGQSGSGKSTMLDLIPRYYDVQEGEVLIDGINVKDLCVHDLRQLIGNVNQEAILFNASFKDNIRFGKTDATDEEIANAAKIANAYEFITKSEHGFDTNIGDRGGRLSGGQRQRVSIARAILKNPPILILDEATSALDTESERLVQDALERLMKTRTTVAVAHRLSTIKHADEICVLHEGRIVERGTHEELITKDGYYKKLHDMQQV